The following proteins are co-located in the Apium graveolens cultivar Ventura chromosome 5, ASM990537v1, whole genome shotgun sequence genome:
- the LOC141724036 gene encoding uncharacterized protein LOC141724036: protein MANTHQIHLKLLNGKTKTLNFTTPSIEITQIKTLIHSITSIPPHHQILISNGKLLQDPNEYVHLTHPINPISLLLRLRGGKGGFGSLLRGAGTKAGQKKTNNFDACRDMSGRRLRHVNAEKKMEEWNAEAAERRLEKVAEEFIKKRVKEGKKQAKGGESAAKKYVEKYVKDSEKCRMEVDKSVRESLGDFFKKSGKRKGGNKEASSSKKTKIWKGKKKMDASDSEDTDEDDSDEELGEQIEKSVVINNEKSSELHEEANGSSGSVTGGKIDGESSVGCLSESNSSEQEKDIVVERRIQSSENSPIGGVLNQEDGVKKPSVEIHEQRMVQEENETYLEVAAEVEASQNKIEEFTEVKSCVVEKLVIESPVVPILLEDVPVVDKPLDFNEYGSAAEMEALGMERLKTELQKQGLKCGGTLQERAARLFLLKTTPVEKLPKKLLAKK, encoded by the exons ATGGCGAATACCCATCAAATTCACCTCAAACTGTTAAACGGCAAAACCAAAACCCTAAATTTCACGACCCCATCAATTGAAATCACccaaatcaaaaccctaattcaCTCGATCACCTCAATTCCACCTCACCACCAAATCCTAATCTCCAACGGAAAACTCCTCCAAGACCCCAACGAATATGTCCATCTCACCCATCCCATCAACCCCATTTCGCTGTTACTCCGCCTACGTGGCGGAAAGGGTGGGTTTGGCTCCCTTCTCCGTGGCGCCGGCACGAAAGCCGGGCAGAAGAAGACGAATAACTTCGATGCGTGTCGCGATATGAGTGGACGGAGACTTAGGCATGTGAATGCGGAGAAGAAGATGGAGGAGTGGAATGCTGAAGCTGCCGAGAGGAGGTTGGAGAAAGTGGCGGAGGAGTTTATTAAGAAGCGGGTGAAGGAAGGGAAGAAGCAAGCGAAAGGAGGGGAGAGTGCGGCGAAGAAGTATGTCGAGAAGTATGTTAAGGATTCCGAGAAGTGTAGGATGGAGGTTGACAAGTCGGTTCGGGAGTCGCTTGGGGATTTTTTTAAGAAGAGTGGGAAGAGGAAGGGCGGTAATAAGGAGGCTAGTTCTTCTAAGAAAACGAAGATTTG GAAGGGGAAGAAAAAAATGGATGCAAGTGATTCTGAGGATACCGATGAAGATGACAGCGATGAAGAATTGGGCGAGCAAATTGAGAAGTCTGTCGTCATAAACAATGAAAAATCATCAGAGCTGCATGAAGAAGCTAACGGGAGCTCAGGCTCTGTTACTGGTGGGAAAATAGATGGAGAATCTTCTGTGGGATGTTTATCTGAGAGCAATTCTTCTGAACAAGAGAAGGATATTGTTGTGGAGAGAAGGATACAATCATCTGAAAACTCCCCCATTGGAGGTGTTTTAAACCAAGAGGACGGAGTGAAGAAACCATCTGTGGAGATTCATGAACAAAGAATGGTCCAGGAGGAAAATGAAACTTATTTAGAGGTGGCAGCTGAAGTTGAAGCTTCTCAGAATAAAATTGAAGAGTTCACCGAAGTTAAATCATGTGTTGTAGAAAAACTAGTCATCGAGTCTCCAGTTGTCCCTATTTTGTTGGAGGATGTTCCAGTTGTGGACAAGCCACTAGATTTCAATGAATATGGTTCGGCAGCTGAGATGGAG GCTTTGGGAATGGAAAGATTAAAAACTGAGCTGCAAAAGCAAGGGTTGAAGTGTGGTGGTACTCTGCAAGAGCGAGCTGCTAGGCTTTTTCTTCTCAAGACCACACCTGTGGAGAAGCTTCCAAAGAAGTTGTTAGCCAAGAAATGA
- the LOC141724035 gene encoding cytochrome b561 and DOMON domain-containing protein At3g61750-like, with protein sequence MEVNLRLIILTVLTSACWKPVVLGADDSSNDINSALCGVDLRLFLPLPYNSLPNIICKPIWNAFILRYSRTEDNVLTIVLSASYTTGWVGMGLSKDGMMLNSSAMVGWITENGLARIKQYYLAGFTPSQMKPDKGELPLTSVPPFVTIYGATIYLAFQLNAPISSLTSQAILLAYSTRYPNHNRLTPHNDKTAILFDFAAGNVGSVSCSGTREANDIFGTIRTHGILGLLGWGVILPVGAIVARHLKHRDPLWYELHVAIQFVGFIIGIAAVAVGRSVYDRIHANSPTHRGIGIFVLVLSILQVSALFLRPDKDSKNRRIWNLYHQWFGRIALFFGALNIVLGIQYANAGNEWKLGYGFVLSIILLACVVLEALLKLRKAKETQSPPDLQMNSFS encoded by the exons ATGGAAGTGAACTTGAGACTTATTATACTAACCGTTCTCACTAGTGCCTGTTGGAAGCCGGTTGTTTTAGGGGCGGATGATAGCAGTAATGACATAAATTCAGCACTCTGCGGGGTTGATCTTAGGCTCTTTCTGCCTCTTCCTTACAATAGTTTACCAAACATCATCTGCAAACCTATTTGGAATGCATTTATCCTTCGA TACTCTAGGACTGAAGATAATGTTTTGACAATCGTATTATCTGCTTCATACACCACTGGATGGGTTGGTATGGGACTTTCGAAAGATGGGATGATGCTTAATTCCAGTGCAATGGTTGGATGGATCACTGAAAATGGACTTGCAAGAATTAAGCAATATTATCTAGCCGGTTTCACGCCTTCACAGATGAAGCCGGATAAAGGCGAGTTGCCTCTCACCAGTGTTCCGCCATTTGTTACAATTTATGGAGCAACAATTTACCTGGCATTTCAGTTAAATGCTCCTATCTCATCCCTCACAAGTCAAGCGATTTTACTGGCTTATTCGACTAGATATCCAAACCATAACCGTCTAACTCCTCATAATGATAAAACAGCTATACTTTTCGACTTTGCAGCAG GTAATGTAGGCTCTGTGTCTTGTTCTGGAACACGGGAAGCTAATGATATATTTGGGACAATAAGGACACATGGCATATTAGGGTTACTTGGATGGGGAGTGATTCTTCCTGTAGGTGCTATTGTTGCCAGACACCTTAAGCATCGCGATCCATTGTGGTACGAACTTCACGTAGCTATTCAATTTGTTGGATTCATTATAGGGATTGCTGCAGTGGCTGTTGGAAGATCAGTCTATGATAGGATACACGCGAATTCACCTACACACAGAGGGATCGGAATATTTGTCCTTGTGCTTAGTATCCTTCAG GTATCAGCGCTCTTTCTTAGACCGGACAAAGACAGCAAGAACCGCAGAATCTGGAATTTGTACCACCAGTGGTTTGGTCGGATCGCCCTTTTCTTTGGAGCACTAAATATCGTTTTAGGAATCCAATATGCAAATGCAGGGAACGAGTGGAAACTAGGCTATGGATTTGTACTAAGCATTATTTTACTTGCATGTGTTGTACTAGAAGCTTTACTGAAGCTAAGAAAGGCTAAAGAGACACAGTCCCCTCCAGACCTCCAGATGAACTCATTTTCATAA
- the LOC141724034 gene encoding protein REDUCED CHLOROPLAST COVERAGE 1-like, with translation MAPNKNGKGKTKGDKKKKEEKVLPVVIDITINLPDEIQVVLKGISTDRIIDIRRLLSVNTLTCNITHFSLSHEVRGPRLKDTVDVAALKPCILTLTEEDYDERSATAHVRRLLDIVACTTSFGPSVKKEDSGETAPAPAPQDSKASKKSQRKRTSPPPKKNSAALPPPPAPKDVSVDGDGEIGNSSPKLGSFYEFFSLSHLTPPLQFIRKVERQQNDDILVDHLFSLEVKACNGKLINVEVCRKGFYIFGKHRILCHNLVDLLRQINRAFDKAYDDLIKAFSERNKFGNLPYGFRANTWLIPPVASHLPSIFPPLPMEDETWGGNGGGFRRDEKSDLLPWANEFLFVASMPCKTAEERQIRDRKAFILHSLFVDVAIFRGILAVQHLMEKSSVNGSDVKSETHTERVGDLSITVIRDALSASCKLDTKIDGSHTTGVEQKNLEERNLLKGITADENTAAHDISTLGVVNVRYCGYIAVVKVVVSDNIKLGPPSENPGLLDQPDGGACALNINSLRKLLHKKSTPEDNKTLLDLKNLDHVELNSGCNFVRDLLKDSLSKLDEEEPKGHTFTRWELGACWIQHLQDQKKSEKEKKLSAEKTKNEVKVEGLGTSLRSLKNKRNINGSKDDLQPDNVRMTANAINGDVDSVVLPSPESQLEVNANENELALRKLMTDDAFTRLKETETGLHCESLQDLITLSRKYYDEVALPKLVADFGSLELSPVDGRTLTDFMHTRGLRMCSLGQVVKLSEKLSHVQSLCIHEMIVRAFKHVLQAVIASIVNTDDMAGVIAAALNLMLGVCESDQSGQFCGIDPLIWRWLEVFLKKRYEWDLSIMNYKDVRKFAILRGLCHKVGIELVPRDYDMDSPQPFQKVDIVSLVPVHKQAACSSADGRQLLESSKTALDKGKLEDAVSYGTKALAKLVAVCGPYHRMTAGAYSLLAVVLYHTGDFNQATIYQQKALDINERELGLDHPDTMKSYGDLAVFYYRLQHTELALKYVKRALYLLHLTCGPSHPNTAATYINVAMMEEGLGNVHVALRYLHKALKCNQRLLGPDHIQTAASYHAIAIALSLMEAYPLSVQHEQTTLQILRAKLGPEDLRTQDAAAWLEYFESKAFEQQEAARNGTRRPDASIASKGHLSVSDLLDYISPSNDGKGKDAALLKRKSYISKMKEKSYENFGLASSEGSPKDMPQEALNEHEQYPEPKGDTNVKVEFPDPPVEFEQPLEEKTSEEEPVRLQPILEESSAEKAVIVDDVSPESHGGGEDGWQPVQRPRSGRSYGRRLRQRRAAMSKVYTYQKKDVLSEQDYSRTRSTYQNSKYQMLKKQLMSPGTYVEYHSAKSPSQGTKFGRRIVKAVTYRVKSVSSTKDSITEKSEIGREEDARPVSAEKEVMPVSIKSSIVSLGKSPSYKDVALAPPGSISLLQVQVSKDDFPGNNELTVRDQETSGAEEKKCEIVVESTDHSKVETITVDKPEETYSTVQNEDEHPEVVSSTREMAHSSTIEKNQVKQESIEKDPTSSFEDKHHPYSTLKEIEDLNKNPSVTCFIDTREASNKKLSALAAPYNPSPTAARVPPLPLNIVLPPGPGAVPAVAPWPMNMTLHPGSTVTPLGPTPHHPYPSPPPTPNMIHSLRFVYPSPYTHSQPLPTSNFPVTSSPFHPNHFAWQRSTSPNAPEYIQGPVWTGCQPVEFSVPAPVVEPIAEPFLVSKEASKYVDSSSGLKLSVDVTDQTKTEESSQASIVGENLNAGVEPGTLQEDLKPDLHGVQCSDHSLDGSNDPNKNVGSSGDSHIPSNPRRTENEKTFNILIRGRKNRKQTLRMPISLLSRPYNSKSFKVIYSRVIRESEAPKSTSFSSDDKSTPSAT, from the exons ATGGCACCAAACAAGAATGGCAAAGGCAAGACCAAAGGAGACAAGAAGAAGAAAGAGGAGAAGG TTCTTCCCGTTGTAATTGATATCACTATCAATCTTCCGGATGAGATTCAAGTGGTTTTAAAG GGAATATCAACGGACAGGATTATAGATATTCGGCGTCTATTATCCGTGAATACCTTAACTTGCAACATTACCCATTTCTCCTTATCTCATGAG GTAAGGGGGCCCCGGTTGAAAGATACGGTGGACGTTGCTGCACTTAAGCCCTGCATACTCACTTTGACCgaag AGGACTATGATGAACGGAGTGCGACGGCGCATGTTAGAAGGTTGTTAGATATAGTAGCTTGCACAACGAGCTTTGGCCCGTCGGTGAAAAAGGAAGATTCCGGCGAGACTGCTCCGGCTCCGGCGCCGCAGGATAGCAAGGCCTCGAAAAAATCGCAACGAAAACGAACTTCTCCGCCGCCGAAGAAAAACTCGGCAGCTCTACCGCCACCTCCGGCACCGAAAGACGTGTCGGTCGACGGTGACGGAGAGATAGGCAACTCGTCTCCGAAACTTGGTAGCTTTTACGAGTTCTTCTCGCTTTCTCATCTCACTCCTCCACTTCAAT TCATAAGGAAGGTAGAGAGACAGCAAAATGATGACATTTTAGTTGATCATCTCTTCTCTCTTGAA GTTAAAGCCTGCAACGGGAAGCTAATCAATGTTGAAGTTTGTCGAAAAGGATTTTACATTTTTGGAAAGCACAGAATACTGTGCCACAACCTTGTTGATCTGTTACGACAAATTAATCGAGCTTTTGATAAA GCATACGATGATCTTATAAAAGCATTTTCGGAACGCAATAAG TTTGGGAATCTTCCCTATGGCTTCAGAGCTAATACATGGCTCATCCCTCCTGTTGCTTCACATTTACCATCAATTTTTCCTCCGCTTCCGATGGAGGATGAAACATGGGGAGGAAATGGGGGTGGTTTCCGAAGAGATGAGAAAAGTGATTTGCTACCTTGGGCTAATGAATTTTTATTTGTCGCGTCTATGCCTTGCAAGACAGCCGAGGAGAGGCAGATTCGAGACAGAAAAGCTTTTATACTACACAGCCTTTTTGTAGATGTTGCCATCTTTCGAGGCATTTTGGCCGTGCAACATTTAATGGAAAAATCAAGTGTGAATGGTTCAGATGTAAAAAGTGAAACGCATACAGAGAGAGTTGGAGACTTGAGTATAACTGTCATCAGAGATGCTCTCAGTGCTAGCTGCAAGTTAGATACCAAAATTGATGGAAGTCACACAACTGGAGTAGAGCAGAAGAACTTGGAGGAAAGAAACCTCCTGAAAGGGATCACTGCTGATGAAAACACAGCTGCCCAT GATATTTCCACTTTGGGGGTTGTCAATGTAAGATATTGTGGTTATATTGCTGTTGTGAAAGTTGTGGTGAGTGACAACATCAAATTAGGTCCTCCATCAGAAAACCCCGGGCTTCTTGATCAACCTGATGGTGGTGCATGTGCCCTCAATATTAACAG TTTGAGAAAGCTTCTTCATAAAAAATCGACTCCTGAAGATAACAAAACGTTACTAGATTTAAAGAATTTGGATCATGTTGAGCTCAATTCCGGATGCAATTTTGTAAGAGATCTTTTAAAAGACAGCCTCTCTAAGCTTGATGAAGAGGAACCGAAAGGGCATACATTCACAAGATGGGAACTTGGAGCTTGCTGGATACAACATTTGCAAGATCAGAAAAAGtcagaaaaagaaaagaagctttcTGCTGAGAAAACAAAAAACGAGGTGAAGGTTGAGGGGCTTGGTACATCACTCCGATCTCTAAAAAACAAAAGGAACATTAATGGGAGTAAAGATGACCTGCAGCCTGACAATGTTAGGATGACTGCAAATGCTATCAATGGAGATGTAGACAGTGTGGTGCTTCCTTCTCCGGAGTCCCAATTGGAGGTGAATGCCAATGAAAATGAGTTGGCATTGAGGAAGTTGATGACGGATGATGCCTTTACCAGACTAAAAGAGACAGAAACTGGACTACACTGCGAG TCTTTGCAAGATTTGATTACCTTGTCTCGGAAATATTATGACGAGGTTGCTCTTCCAAAACTG GTTGCCGATTTTGGTTCCTTGGAACTCTCCCCCGTTGATGGAAGGACTCTGACTGATTTCATGCACACCCGAGGACTTCGGATGTGTTCTCTAGGACAAGTG GTCAAGCTTTCAGAAAAGTTATCACACGTGCAGTCCCTGTGTATTCATGAGATGATTGTACGGGCATTCAAGCATGTTCTCCAGGCTGTGATTGCAAGTATTGTTAATACAGATGATATGGCTGGGGTTATTGCTGCTGCATTGAACTTGATGCTCGGAGTTTGTGAGAGCGACCAATCTGGTCAATTTTGCGGGATTGATCCGCTTATATGGAGATGGTTAGAGGTATTTTTAAAAAAACGTTATGAATGGGATCTTAGCATCATGAATTACAAAGATGTAAGGAAATTTGCAATTCTTCGTGGATTGTGCCACAAG GTGGGTATTGAACTAGTCCCAAGAGACTATGACATGGATTCCCCTCAACCTTTCCAGAAAGTAGACATTGTCAGCTTAGTACCGGTGCATAAG CAAGCAGCATGCTCATCTGCTGATGGACGGCAACTCTTGGAATCATCAAAAACAGCTCTAGATAAGGGAAAGCTTGAAGATGCAGTCAGCTATGGAACAAAG GCTCTTGCAAAGCTGGTTGCGGTTTGCGGTCCCTACCACAGGATGACAGCAGGAGCTTACAGTCTTCTTGCTGTAGTTTTGTATCACACAGGAGACTTCAATCAG GCTACAATCTATCAGCAAAAGGCATTGGATATCAATGAAAGGGAATTAGGATTAGATCATCCAGATACGATGAAGAGTTATGGGGATCTTGCTGTGTTTTATTACAGACTCCAGCATACAGAACTCGCTCTGAA GTATGTGAAGCGCGCACTGTATCTGTTACATCTTACATGTGGCCCATCTCATCCAAATACTGCTGCAACATACATCAATGTAGCTATGATGGAGGAAGGCCTTGGAAATGTACATGTTGCCCTTAGATATCTCCATAAAGCATTGAAGTGTAACCAACGGTTACTTGGCCCAGACCATATACAG ACTGCAGCAAGTTACCATGCTATAGCAATTGCACTATCCTTGATGGAAGCTTATCCTTTGAGTGTTCAACATGAGCAAACAACCTTGCAGATACTCAGAGCAAAGCTGGGCCCAGAAGACCTTCGCACACAG GATGCTGCTGCCTGGCTTGAGTACTTTGAGTCAAAGGCTTTTGAACAGCAAGAAGCAGCAAGAAATGGGACTCGGAGACCTGATGCATCTATTGCCAGTAAAGGCCACTTAAG TGTATCAGATTTGCTTGACTACATTAGCCCGAGTAATGATGGCAAAGGAAAAGATGCTGCACTTCTAAAGAGGAAAAGCTATATATCAAAG ATGAAAGAGAAATCTTACGAGAACTTTGGCTTAGCTAGTTCTGAGGGATCTCCAAAAGATATGCCTCAAGAGGCATTGAATGAACATGAACAATATCCTGAACCTAAAGGTGATACAAATGTAAAAGTTGAATTCCCAGATCCACCTGTTGAGTTTGAACAACCGCTTGAAGAAAAAACATCCGAGGAAGAGCCTGTTCGCTTGCAGCCTATTTTGGAGGAAAGTTCTGCCGAAAAAGCTGTTATTGTTGATGATGTCTCACCTGAATCACACGGTGGAGGAGAAGATGGGTGGCAACCGGTTCAAAGACCGAGGTCAGGTCGCTCGTATGGGAGACGACTAAGGCAGCGGAGAGCGGCTATGAGCAAGGTCTACACTTACCAGAAGAAAGATGTGCTTTCTGAACAAGACTATTCAAGAACAAGGAGTACCTATCAGAATAGTAAGTATCAAATGCTAAAGAAACAATTAATGTCTCCCGGAACATATGTTGAGTATCACTCAGCAAAGAGTCCCTCCCAGGGTACTAAATTTGGTCGGAGAATTGTGAAAGCTGTAACATACAGAGTAAAGTCTGTTTCTTCTACCAAGGATTCTATCACAGAGAAATCTGAAATTGGTAGGGAAGAAGATGCCAGACCTGTTTCAGCAGAGAAAGAAGTCATGCCGGTATCAATAAAAAGTTCAATAGTGAGCCTTGGCAAATCACCTTCTTACAAGGATGTAGCACTGGCTCCACCCGGTAGTATTTCATTGCTGCAGGTCCAAGTGTCCAAGGATGACTTTCCTGGTAATAATGAACTCACTGTAAGAGATCAAGAAACCAGTGGAGCAGAAGAGAAGAAATGTGAAATTGTCGTCGAGTCCACTGATCACTCTAAAGTTGAGACTATAACTGTCGATAAGCCTGAAGAAACATATTCAACTGTTCAGAATGAGGATGAACATCCTGAGGTAGTTTCTTCTACCAGGGAAATGGCTCATTCTAGCACTATTGAAAAAAATCAAGTAAAACAAGAGAGCATTGAAAAGGATCCAACTAGCAGTTTCGAAGATAAGCATCATCCATATTCCACATTAAAAGAAATAGAGGATTTGAATAAAAACCCTTCAGTTACATGTTTTATTGATACTCGAGAAGCCTCGAACAAGAAGTTGTCAGCATTAGCAGCTCCGTATAATCCTTCACCTACTGCTGCGCGTGTACCTCCTTTGCCTCTCAATATTGTTCTTCCTCCTGGTCCTGGTGCTGTTCCAGCTGTTGCTCCATGGCCAATGAATATGACTCTTCATCCAGGGTCGACTGTTACGCCATTGGGTCCAACCCCTCACCACCCATATCCCTCACCTCCACCAACCCCAAACATGATACACTCTTTGCGATTTGTCTACCCTTCTCCGTACACTCATTCACAACCACTACCAACCAGTAATTTTCCAGTAACTAGCAGCCCCTTCCATCCTAATCATTTTGCATGGCAACGCAGCACTAGCCCTAATGCACCAGAGTACATACAAGGCCCAGTCTGGACCGGCTGTCAGCCAGTGGAGTTCTCTGTTCCAGCACCTGTTGTGGAGCcaattgctgaaccatttttAGTGTCAAAGGAAGCATCTAAGTACGTTGATAGCTCTAGCGGTTTGAAGTTGTCTGTTGATGTTACTGACCAAACTAAGACTGAAGAAAGTTCTCAAGCCTCGATTGTTGGTGAGAACCTGAATGCGGGGGTAGAACCAGGAACTCTACAAGAAGACCTTAAACCAGATTTGCATGGTGTTCAATGTTCTGATCACTCACTAGACGGCAGTAATGATCCTAATAAAAATGTTGGTAGCAGTGGTGATAGTCACATACCAAGTAACCCTCGGAGAACGGAGAATGAGAAAACCTTCAACATTTTGATTAGGGGAAGAAAAAACCGAAAACAGACTCTGAGAATGCCAATAAGTTTACTTAGTCGGCCTTATAATTCCAAGTCTTTTAAGGTCATATATAGCAGAGTAATCCGAGAGAGTGAAGCTCCCAAGTCTACCAGCTTTTCTTCAGATGATAAAAGTACTCCTAGTGCCACGTAA